From the genome of Pseudomonas sp. TMP9, one region includes:
- a CDS encoding ABC transporter permease, which produces MRLINRHPDRSGRLLLVLLPFALLLFAYFAGSAQRLADNPNDKLLPSASQMAAAVDRLAFTEDKRTGKYLFWVDTAASLKRLAMGIGIAAVLGLCLGIAAGIVPLFSAPLSPLLTVLSMVPPLAILPILFITFGLGELSKVMLIVIGITPVLARDLEQRAREIPTEILIKAQTLGASTWTLILRVVLPQLLPRLLIALRLVLGSAWLFLIAAEAIASTDGLGYRIFLVRRYMAMDVILPYVAWITLLAWLMDLGLRRLTLLAFPWFEGSKA; this is translated from the coding sequence ATGCGCCTGATCAACCGCCACCCGGATCGCAGCGGCCGCTTGCTGCTGGTTCTGCTGCCTTTTGCCCTGCTGCTGTTTGCCTATTTTGCAGGGTCGGCGCAGCGACTGGCCGACAACCCTAACGACAAGCTGTTGCCCAGCGCCAGCCAGATGGCCGCAGCTGTTGATCGACTGGCCTTTACCGAGGACAAACGCACCGGCAAGTACCTGTTCTGGGTAGACACTGCCGCCAGCCTCAAGCGCTTGGCCATGGGCATCGGGATTGCTGCCGTGCTCGGCCTCTGCCTGGGTATTGCAGCCGGCATTGTGCCGCTGTTTAGTGCGCCACTGTCACCCTTACTCACGGTGCTATCAATGGTTCCACCGTTGGCGATCCTGCCAATCCTGTTTATTACCTTTGGCCTTGGCGAGCTGTCCAAGGTCATGTTGATCGTCATCGGTATCACCCCGGTGCTGGCCCGTGACCTCGAACAACGGGCGCGCGAAATCCCCACGGAAATATTGATCAAAGCACAGACCTTGGGCGCCAGCACCTGGACGCTAATCCTGCGAGTGGTGCTGCCGCAATTGCTGCCGCGCTTGCTGATTGCTCTGCGGTTGGTGCTGGGTTCAGCCTGGTTGTTCTTGATTGCAGCTGAAGCCATCGCCAGTACTGATGGCCTTGGCTATCGGATTTTCTTAGTGCGCCGCTATATGGCCATGGACGTGATCCTGCCTTACGTGGCCTGGATCACTCTGCTCGCCTGGTTGATGGATTTGGGCCTGCGCCGCCTGACTCTGCTGGCCTTCCCTTGGTTTGAAGGGAGTAAGGCATGA
- a CDS encoding ABC transporter ATP-binding protein, with translation MKPFIEVKNVWQAYGDQVVLERLNLTVDEGEFCTLVGASGCGKSTFLRLLLGQERPSKGHILLNGAALAGEPDASRGVVFQRYSVFPHLSVLDNVAIGLELPRSKLLGRLFGTAKRQAREQAAVMLHKVGLGHALDKYSSQLSGGMQQRLAIAQALIMQPRVLLLDEPFGALDPGIRKDMHALLLELWHATGLTVFMVTHDLSEGFSLGTRLLVFDKTRIDPHAPGAFGARITYDIPLNTDRRAARAAVDALPAHLQPAS, from the coding sequence ATGAAGCCCTTTATCGAGGTGAAGAATGTATGGCAGGCGTACGGCGACCAAGTGGTGCTCGAACGACTCAATTTAACTGTCGACGAAGGTGAGTTCTGTACCCTGGTCGGCGCGTCCGGCTGCGGTAAATCGACCTTTTTACGCCTGCTGCTGGGCCAGGAACGGCCGAGCAAAGGGCATATTTTACTCAACGGCGCAGCATTGGCGGGTGAGCCGGATGCCAGCCGGGGCGTGGTGTTCCAGCGTTACTCGGTGTTCCCGCACCTCAGCGTATTGGACAACGTCGCCATCGGTCTGGAGCTGCCGCGATCAAAGCTACTGGGCCGCCTGTTTGGCACGGCCAAGCGCCAAGCACGCGAGCAGGCTGCCGTTATGTTGCACAAGGTCGGCCTTGGCCATGCCCTCGACAAATACTCCAGCCAACTCTCTGGCGGTATGCAGCAGCGACTGGCTATCGCCCAAGCGCTGATCATGCAACCGCGCGTACTGCTACTCGATGAGCCCTTCGGTGCCCTCGACCCCGGCATTCGCAAGGACATGCATGCGCTGCTGCTGGAGCTGTGGCACGCCACCGGCCTGACCGTATTTATGGTCACCCACGATTTGAGTGAGGGCTTCAGCCTCGGCACCCGCCTGCTGGTGTTCGACAAAACCCGTATCGACCCGCATGCACCAGGTGCCTTTGGCGCGCGCATCACCTATGACATCCCCCTGAACACTGACCGCCGCGCGGCTCGTGCTGCCGTTGACGCCTTGCCGGCGCATCTGCAGCCGGCCTCGTAA